From a single Nicotiana tomentosiformis chromosome 2, ASM39032v3, whole genome shotgun sequence genomic region:
- the LOC104085528 gene encoding 2-succinylbenzoate--CoA ligase, chloroplastic/peroxisomal isoform X1 — translation MANYSKAHVCQCLSRLLTVRRNSTVMIMGERRKTGMEFVDGVLGLAHGLLQLGLKPGDVVAISALNSDLYLEWLLAVAYVGGITAPFNYRWSLEEARTALQVAKPTMLVHDATCNFWKFESYDDSVPSLRWQVLMDNPSVVNSTKLGLTTKQLKRSFKRHLVADYLWAPQEAAIICFTSGTTGRPKGVTISHSALVVQSLAKIAIVGYGEDDVYLHTAPLCHIGGISSALALLMAGGCHILLPKFEAKLAIESIEQHNVTSFITVPAMMSDVISFYRTKHTSVGSKSVRKVLNGAGGLSSDLIKNAIEIFPRAKILSAYGMTEACSSLTFMTLYDPTKESCVQNSCANSSNLSHKPDGICVGKPAPHIEIWIAGDDSSCIGRILTRGPHVMLGYWGQMPSKNSSPTDECWLDTGDIGHIDDCGNVWLIGRLKGRIKSGGENVYPEEVEAVLSQHPGISASVVIGLPDSRLTEMVIACIRLKDNWQWTDSSSNHPVNKKEHYLSSTLLQNFCRAKDLTGFKIPKNFVLWKNQFPVTTTGKLRRDQVRAELMSYRQLQPSRL, via the exons ATGGCTAATTACTCGAAGGCCCACGTTTGCCAGTGTTTGAGCCGGCTGCTGACGGTTCGCCGGAACTCAACGGTGATGATAATGGGAGAAAGAAGGAAGACCGGCATGGAATTTGTTGACGGAGTATTGGGCCTGGCCCATGGGCTTCTTCAGCTGGGCCTTAAGCCCGGTGATGTAGTTGCCATTTCTGCTCTTAACAG TGATCTGTACTTGGAGTGGTTACTCGCAGTTGCGTATGTAGGAGGAATTACTGCACCTTTCAACTACCGTTGG AGCTTGGAAGAAGCAAGAACAGCTCTTCAGGTAGCAAAGCCAACAATGTTGGTCCACGATGCAACCTGTAATTTCTGGAAGTTCGAGTCCTATGATGATTCTGTACCTTCTCTGAGGTGGCAAGTGCTAATGGATAATCCTAGTGTAGTTAATAGCACTAAGCTTG GATTAACTACTAAACAGCTTAAAAGAAGTTTCAAAAGGCATTTAGTTGCAGACTACCTGTGGGCACCTCAGGAAGCTGCTATAATATGCTTTACCTCAG GAACCACCGGGCGGCCAAAGGGAGTTACCATAAGCCATTCAGCTTTGGTGGTGCAATCCCTTGCAAAAATTGCAATTGTTGGTTATGGTGAGGATGAT GTCTATTTACACACTGCACCATTGTGCCACATTGGTGGTATATCATCAGCCTTGGCCTTGTTAATGGCAGGAGGTTGTCATATTCTACTACCAAAGTTTGAAGCTAAATTGGCTATTGAATCCATAGAGCAGCATAatgttacttcttttatcacAGTTCCAGCTATGATGTCTGATGTAATCTCTTTTTATAG GACAAAGCACACATCTGTAGGGTCCAAATCTGTGAGGAAGGTTCTTAATGGAGCTGGGGGTCTTTCATCAGATCTTATCAAAAATGCGATTGAGATTTTCCCGAGGGCTAAAATTCTTTCAGCCTATG GAATGACCGAGGCATGTTCTTCTCTAACTTTCATGACTCTTTATGACCCGACGAAAGAGAGTTGTGTCCAGAATTCTTGTGCCAATAGCTCCAATTTGTCACATAAACCAGATGGTATCTGTGTTGGAAAGCCTGCTCCACATATTGAAATATGGATTGCTGGGGATGATTCATCTTGTATAGGGAGGATTTTGACACGAGGACCCCATGTAATGCTTGGATACTGGGGTCAAATGCCAAGCAAGAATTCTTCTCCAACTGATGAATGTTGGCTTGACACTGGTGATATAGGACATATAGATGATTGTGGAAATGTCTGGCTCATTGGGCGTTTGAAAGGTCGAATAAAGAGTGGGGGCGAGAATGTTTATCCGGAAGAG GTGGAAGCTGTCTTATCCCAACATCCAGGGATATCTGCTAGTGTTGTTATTGGGCTTCCCGACTCTCGCTTGACCGAGATGGTCATTGCCTGTATTAGGCTCAAAGACAATTGGCAGTGGACTGATTCCAGTTCTAATCATCCGGTTAACAAGAAGGAGCATTATCTGTCCAGCACTCTCCTCCAGAACTTCTGTAGAGCGAAAGATTTGACGGG GTTCAAAATACCCAAGAATTTTGTATTGTGGAAAAATCAATTTCCAGTGACAACAACAGGGAAATTAAGAAGAGATCAAGTCAGAGCAGAACTTATGTCTTATAGGCAGTTACAGCCCAGCAGACTATGA
- the LOC104085528 gene encoding 2-succinylbenzoate--CoA ligase, chloroplastic/peroxisomal isoform X2 — protein sequence MNLCLEIVISDLYLEWLLAVAYVGGITAPFNYRWSLEEARTALQVAKPTMLVHDATCNFWKFESYDDSVPSLRWQVLMDNPSVVNSTKLGLTTKQLKRSFKRHLVADYLWAPQEAAIICFTSGTTGRPKGVTISHSALVVQSLAKIAIVGYGEDDVYLHTAPLCHIGGISSALALLMAGGCHILLPKFEAKLAIESIEQHNVTSFITVPAMMSDVISFYRTKHTSVGSKSVRKVLNGAGGLSSDLIKNAIEIFPRAKILSAYGMTEACSSLTFMTLYDPTKESCVQNSCANSSNLSHKPDGICVGKPAPHIEIWIAGDDSSCIGRILTRGPHVMLGYWGQMPSKNSSPTDECWLDTGDIGHIDDCGNVWLIGRLKGRIKSGGENVYPEEVEAVLSQHPGISASVVIGLPDSRLTEMVIACIRLKDNWQWTDSSSNHPVNKKEHYLSSTLLQNFCRAKDLTGFKIPKNFVLWKNQFPVTTTGKLRRDQVRAELMSYRQLQPSRL from the exons ATGAATTTATGTCTGGAAATAGTCATAAG TGATCTGTACTTGGAGTGGTTACTCGCAGTTGCGTATGTAGGAGGAATTACTGCACCTTTCAACTACCGTTGG AGCTTGGAAGAAGCAAGAACAGCTCTTCAGGTAGCAAAGCCAACAATGTTGGTCCACGATGCAACCTGTAATTTCTGGAAGTTCGAGTCCTATGATGATTCTGTACCTTCTCTGAGGTGGCAAGTGCTAATGGATAATCCTAGTGTAGTTAATAGCACTAAGCTTG GATTAACTACTAAACAGCTTAAAAGAAGTTTCAAAAGGCATTTAGTTGCAGACTACCTGTGGGCACCTCAGGAAGCTGCTATAATATGCTTTACCTCAG GAACCACCGGGCGGCCAAAGGGAGTTACCATAAGCCATTCAGCTTTGGTGGTGCAATCCCTTGCAAAAATTGCAATTGTTGGTTATGGTGAGGATGAT GTCTATTTACACACTGCACCATTGTGCCACATTGGTGGTATATCATCAGCCTTGGCCTTGTTAATGGCAGGAGGTTGTCATATTCTACTACCAAAGTTTGAAGCTAAATTGGCTATTGAATCCATAGAGCAGCATAatgttacttcttttatcacAGTTCCAGCTATGATGTCTGATGTAATCTCTTTTTATAG GACAAAGCACACATCTGTAGGGTCCAAATCTGTGAGGAAGGTTCTTAATGGAGCTGGGGGTCTTTCATCAGATCTTATCAAAAATGCGATTGAGATTTTCCCGAGGGCTAAAATTCTTTCAGCCTATG GAATGACCGAGGCATGTTCTTCTCTAACTTTCATGACTCTTTATGACCCGACGAAAGAGAGTTGTGTCCAGAATTCTTGTGCCAATAGCTCCAATTTGTCACATAAACCAGATGGTATCTGTGTTGGAAAGCCTGCTCCACATATTGAAATATGGATTGCTGGGGATGATTCATCTTGTATAGGGAGGATTTTGACACGAGGACCCCATGTAATGCTTGGATACTGGGGTCAAATGCCAAGCAAGAATTCTTCTCCAACTGATGAATGTTGGCTTGACACTGGTGATATAGGACATATAGATGATTGTGGAAATGTCTGGCTCATTGGGCGTTTGAAAGGTCGAATAAAGAGTGGGGGCGAGAATGTTTATCCGGAAGAG GTGGAAGCTGTCTTATCCCAACATCCAGGGATATCTGCTAGTGTTGTTATTGGGCTTCCCGACTCTCGCTTGACCGAGATGGTCATTGCCTGTATTAGGCTCAAAGACAATTGGCAGTGGACTGATTCCAGTTCTAATCATCCGGTTAACAAGAAGGAGCATTATCTGTCCAGCACTCTCCTCCAGAACTTCTGTAGAGCGAAAGATTTGACGGG GTTCAAAATACCCAAGAATTTTGTATTGTGGAAAAATCAATTTCCAGTGACAACAACAGGGAAATTAAGAAGAGATCAAGTCAGAGCAGAACTTATGTCTTATAGGCAGTTACAGCCCAGCAGACTATGA
- the LOC104085528 gene encoding 2-succinylbenzoate--CoA ligase, chloroplastic/peroxisomal isoform X3 has translation MQSLEEARTALQVAKPTMLVHDATCNFWKFESYDDSVPSLRWQVLMDNPSVVNSTKLGLTTKQLKRSFKRHLVADYLWAPQEAAIICFTSGTTGRPKGVTISHSALVVQSLAKIAIVGYGEDDVYLHTAPLCHIGGISSALALLMAGGCHILLPKFEAKLAIESIEQHNVTSFITVPAMMSDVISFYRTKHTSVGSKSVRKVLNGAGGLSSDLIKNAIEIFPRAKILSAYGMTEACSSLTFMTLYDPTKESCVQNSCANSSNLSHKPDGICVGKPAPHIEIWIAGDDSSCIGRILTRGPHVMLGYWGQMPSKNSSPTDECWLDTGDIGHIDDCGNVWLIGRLKGRIKSGGENVYPEEVEAVLSQHPGISASVVIGLPDSRLTEMVIACIRLKDNWQWTDSSSNHPVNKKEHYLSSTLLQNFCRAKDLTGFKIPKNFVLWKNQFPVTTTGKLRRDQVRAELMSYRQLQPSRL, from the exons ATGCAGAGCTTGGAAGAAGCAAGAACAGCTCTTCAGGTAGCAAAGCCAACAATGTTGGTCCACGATGCAACCTGTAATTTCTGGAAGTTCGAGTCCTATGATGATTCTGTACCTTCTCTGAGGTGGCAAGTGCTAATGGATAATCCTAGTGTAGTTAATAGCACTAAGCTTG GATTAACTACTAAACAGCTTAAAAGAAGTTTCAAAAGGCATTTAGTTGCAGACTACCTGTGGGCACCTCAGGAAGCTGCTATAATATGCTTTACCTCAG GAACCACCGGGCGGCCAAAGGGAGTTACCATAAGCCATTCAGCTTTGGTGGTGCAATCCCTTGCAAAAATTGCAATTGTTGGTTATGGTGAGGATGAT GTCTATTTACACACTGCACCATTGTGCCACATTGGTGGTATATCATCAGCCTTGGCCTTGTTAATGGCAGGAGGTTGTCATATTCTACTACCAAAGTTTGAAGCTAAATTGGCTATTGAATCCATAGAGCAGCATAatgttacttcttttatcacAGTTCCAGCTATGATGTCTGATGTAATCTCTTTTTATAG GACAAAGCACACATCTGTAGGGTCCAAATCTGTGAGGAAGGTTCTTAATGGAGCTGGGGGTCTTTCATCAGATCTTATCAAAAATGCGATTGAGATTTTCCCGAGGGCTAAAATTCTTTCAGCCTATG GAATGACCGAGGCATGTTCTTCTCTAACTTTCATGACTCTTTATGACCCGACGAAAGAGAGTTGTGTCCAGAATTCTTGTGCCAATAGCTCCAATTTGTCACATAAACCAGATGGTATCTGTGTTGGAAAGCCTGCTCCACATATTGAAATATGGATTGCTGGGGATGATTCATCTTGTATAGGGAGGATTTTGACACGAGGACCCCATGTAATGCTTGGATACTGGGGTCAAATGCCAAGCAAGAATTCTTCTCCAACTGATGAATGTTGGCTTGACACTGGTGATATAGGACATATAGATGATTGTGGAAATGTCTGGCTCATTGGGCGTTTGAAAGGTCGAATAAAGAGTGGGGGCGAGAATGTTTATCCGGAAGAG GTGGAAGCTGTCTTATCCCAACATCCAGGGATATCTGCTAGTGTTGTTATTGGGCTTCCCGACTCTCGCTTGACCGAGATGGTCATTGCCTGTATTAGGCTCAAAGACAATTGGCAGTGGACTGATTCCAGTTCTAATCATCCGGTTAACAAGAAGGAGCATTATCTGTCCAGCACTCTCCTCCAGAACTTCTGTAGAGCGAAAGATTTGACGGG GTTCAAAATACCCAAGAATTTTGTATTGTGGAAAAATCAATTTCCAGTGACAACAACAGGGAAATTAAGAAGAGATCAAGTCAGAGCAGAACTTATGTCTTATAGGCAGTTACAGCCCAGCAGACTATGA
- the LOC104085533 gene encoding caffeoylshikimate esterase-like has protein sequence MCGVSKKYKPVWPLEKLLPLAAFVAPSWRIVITKPPGSKSYKEGWKRKMVSKSPNHMASQKPPAATALELLKVCEYIQRNSHELEVPLLILQGGDDKVCDPEAAQLVYETAGSKDKTMKIFPGMWHQLIGEPNESVELVFNTMLSWLEVRADLAKI, from the coding sequence ATGTGTGGAGTGTCAAAGAAATACAAACCTGTTTGGCCACTGGAGAAGCTACTACCATTGGCCGCCTTTGTAGCACCATCTTGGAGGATTGTGATCACCAAACCACCTGGATCTAAATCATACAAGGAGGGATGGAAGAGAAAAATGGTCTCAAAAAGTCCGAATCACATGGCTTCCCAGAAGCCACCAGCTGCCACTGCATTAGAGCTTCTGAAAGTCTGTGAATATATACAGAGGAACTCTCATGAACTAGAAGTCCCTTTGCTGATTCTTCAAGGTGGGGATGATAAGGTATGTGATCCTGAAGCTGCTCAACTTGTGTATGAAACAGCAGGAAGTAAAGATAAGACGATGAAGATTTTCCCAGGAATGTGGCACCAATTGATAGGTGAACCAAATGAAAGTGTGGAGCTTGTTTTCAACACTATGTTGTCATGGCTTGAGGTGAGAGCAGACTTGGCGAAAATCTAA
- the LOC138904858 gene encoding caffeoylshikimate esterase-like, producing the protein MSHPIFQANENSPYGDLPREEFYKQQKIMHKESFMLNKQNMKIFTQSWQPESSNQLRGLVGMIHGYTSESSWLFELNAVTMAKAGFFVCALDLQGHGYSEGSPGYIPSIQPLVEDCIQYFDSARANHPKLPAFLYGRRLYGKV; encoded by the exons ATGTCTCATCCAATTTTCCAAGCTAACGAGAACAGCCCTTACGGAGACCTTCCAAGAGAAGAGTTTTACAAGCAACAGAAAATCATGCATAAAGAAAGCTTCATGTTAAACAAACAAAACATGAAGATATTCACACAATCTTGGCAGCCTGAATCAAGTAATCAGTTAAGAGGTCTTGTGGGCATGATTCATGGTTATACATCCGAAAGCAGCTGGCTTTTTGAGCTAAATGCAGTAACAATGGCGAAAGCCGGATTTTTCGTTTGTGCTCTTGACCTACAAGGTCACGGTTACTCAGAAGGCTCACCTGGCTACATTCCGAGTATTCAACCCTTAGTCGAAGACTGCATACAGTACTTCGACTCTGCTCGTGCCAATCACCCGAAGCTCCCTGCTTTCCTGTATG GCAGAAGACTGTATGGAAAGGTCTAG
- the LOC104085529 gene encoding WPP domain-associated protein-like — protein sequence MGSPEVLENGAVSNGNGIKSRDEDDLEGMTNGGFENMVNGGKENENLGDEILEDFDTYWEDINDSLMVSRMVSDSVIKGMVTAVEQDAAERLAAKEMELTNLKEYLQFHDGGLSKIESLGSFTLQDELESMKFRKHLSLSDVFMEHDKMGDFLDGLRSSAKAEFKKLNKSIYEVRGSNCIRNISPRSEMVGLEGILQEKDSGIWDQVDKTIDNLKMMVETIFKRMDDMLQLSKTSLGQWQEEHLTEVELEAMVMRSVIRTVQEDFEYKLWDQYAQLCGDRNEKLNDISSLRTDLEAVLKSLSSSETGHMISHGLHDADFFARKTSSEHVTSSKAVWDGNEKMGDSKTDIPENFDAATLKHMSRDEIVNHFNNILTKMKRHHESILQKKTDEYFVLRADYLKLRGGSAVPHKKDKGEFDVLRKKIPEIIFKLDDILVENEKHPAFTQETLSFGNLKDRLDSLLSENHQFRDLLRDKKNEVKSLLSQVSDATEKRLQHSLAEADMLKQIGDLNVAMEQSLIEASVREEVYTCFLRDLSRGTGNEVEELNLGFDMINDSSDTDAGRTRKVEIEDLDLECLIMQETCGVIFGEGIKEAKDILKELYCEYLNEKEIRISLETKVSQMENELKFEVEEKDRLKQNVSELETSVNEKERLATDASAALAKERKQFEQVCQELNTVKEFASQQQTLASGCNKEVNVVKGQLAEALEQIVVLKEEAVQLNKSLEEKAEELKEANHREDMALAISEERQTVLSSLEAKEIELRKQVETIIGNINESSKMLADFECRVTGSLITNNARFEHSSSQLDSLVKKANLLRRTILLYQQRLDRRCSDLQLAEAEVDLLGDEVDTLLSLLEKIYIALDHYSPVLQHYPGIIEILKVIKRELTGESTKLVKSSPA from the exons ATGGGAAGTCCAGAGGTATTAGAGAATGGGGCTGTGAGTAATGGGAATGGTATAAAATCACGCGATGAGGATGACCTCGAGGGAATGACAAACGGTGGGTTTGAGAACATGGTTAATGGTGGAAAGGAAAATGAGAATTTGGGTGATGAGATATTGGAGGATTTTGATACTTATTGGGAAGATATCAATGACAGCTTAATGGTATCGAGGATGGTGAGTGACTCGGTGATTAAGGGAATGGTGACTGCTGTGGAGCAAGATGCGGCTGAGAGGCTAGCTGCTAAGGAAATGGAATTAACcaacttgaaggagtatttgcAATTTCATGATGGGGGTCTTAGCAAAATTGAATCTCTTGGGTCATTCACGTTGCAGGATGAGCTAGAAAGCATGAAATTTCGGAAACACTTGAGTCTATCAGATGTTTTTATGGAGCATGACAAGATGGGAGACTTTCTTGATGGGCTAAGAAGTTCGGCAAAGGCTGAATTCAAGAAGTTGAATAAGAGTATTTATGAGGTTAGAGGATCCAATTGTATCAGGAACATCAGCCCTCGCTCTGAGATGGTGGGACTAGAAGGTATTCTTCAGGAGAAGGATTCTGGAATCTGGGATCAGGTGGACAAAACAATAGATAACCTGAAAATGATGGTGGAAACCATCTTTAAGCGAATGGATGATATGCTACAATTGTCCAAGACATCACTTGGTCAGTGGCAGGAGGAGCATCTCACTGAAGTGGAGCTTGAGGCCATGGTAATGCGCAGTGTAATTCGGACTGTGCAGGAAGACTTTGAGTACAAATTGTGGGACCAGTATGCTCAATTATGTGGTGACCGAAATGAGAAGTTGAATGACATCTCTAGTTTACGGACGGATTTGGAAGCTGTTTTAAAGTCATTGTCAAGTTCAGAAACAGGGCATATGATTTCCCATGGATTGCATGATGCTGATTTCTTTGCACGCAAGACATCAAGTGAGCATGTGACTTCTTCAAAAGCTGTTTGGGATGGAAATGAGAAGATGGGCGATTCTAAGACTGATATACCTGAGAACTTTGATGCTGCCACATTGAAGCACATGTCAAGAGACGAAATAGTGAACCATTTCAATAATATACTGACAAAGATGAAGAGACACCATGAGTCCATTCTGCAAAAGAAAACCGATGAATATTTTGTTCTAAGAGCAGATTATCTAAAGCTTAGAGGAGGCTCTGCTGTGCCACACAAAAAGGATAAGGGTGAATTTGATGTTTTAAGGAAGAAGATTCCAGAAATTATATTCAAATTGGATGATATTCTTGTGGAGAATGAAAAACATCCTGCATTTACCCAGGAGACTCTAAGTTTCGGTAACTTGAAGGATAGGCTTGATAGCCTTCTTTCTGAAAATCACCAGTTCAGAGACTTGCTTAGAGATAAGAAAAATGAAGTTAAGTCCCTTTTGTCCCAGGTTTCCGATGCTACGGAGAAGAGGCTGCAACATTCTTTGGCGGAAGCAGACATGCTAAAACAGATAGGAGATCTCAATGTAGCCATGGAACAGTCACTCATAGAAGCTTCTGTAAGGGAAGAAGTGTATACCTGTTTTCTAAGGGATCTTAGCAGGGGGACAGGAAATGAAGTTGAGGAATTAAACTTGGGATTTGATATGATTAATGATAGTAGTGATACTGATGCTGGACGTACTAGAAAGGTTGAAATTGAAGATTTAGATTTGGAGTGCCTGATTATGCAAGAAACTTGTGGAGTGATTTTCGGTGAAGGCATCAAGGAGGCTAAAGACATTCTCAAAGAACTGTATTGTGAGTATTTGAATGAAAAAGAAATTCGAATATCTCTTGAGACCAAAGTTAGTCAGATGGAAAACGAATTGAAATTCGAGGTTGAAGAGAAGGACAGGCTAAAGCAAAATGTTTCTGAGCTGGAAACGTCTGTGAACGAAAAGGAAAGGTTAGCAACAGATGCTTCAGCTGCTCTTGCAAAAGAGAGGAAGCAATTTGAGCAGGTGTGTCAAGAGTTAAATACTGTGAAAGAATTTGCAAGTCAGCAACAAACATTAGCTTCTGGGTGCAACAAAGAAGTAAATGTAGTAAAAGGCCAGTTGGCAGAAGCATTGGAGCAAATTGTAGTATTGAAAGAGGAGGCAGTACAATTAAATAAAAGTCTTGAGGAGAAGGCCGAGGAGTTAAAAGAAGCTAATCACAGGGAAGATATGGCCCTTGCTATCTCTGAAGAGAGGCAGACTGTTTTGTCCTCACTTGAAGCAAAAGAAATAGAGCTAAGAAAGCAGGTGGAAACAATTATTGGTAATATAAATGAATCATCAAAGATGCTTGCTGATTTTGAATGCAGAGTGACAGGAAGTTTGATAACAAATAATGCCAG GTTTGAGCACTCGTCTTCTCAATTGGATTCTCTTGTTAAAAAGGCAAATTTGCTGAGAAGAACAATTCTACTATACCAACAAAGGCTTGACAGAAGATGTTCAGACCTTCAATTGGCCgaggctgag GTTGATCTTTTGGGTGATGAGGTGGATACACTTTTAAGCCTACTTGAGAAGATTTATATAGCACTTGATCATTACTCGCCAGTTTTGCAGCATTATCCTGGG ATTATAGAGATTCTGAAGGTGATCAAAAGGGAATTAACTGGCGAGTCTACCAAGCTAGTAAAATCATCTCCTGCTTAA